From Scleropages formosus chromosome 25, fSclFor1.1, whole genome shotgun sequence, a single genomic window includes:
- the LOC108921579 gene encoding beta-galactosidase-1-like protein 2, with product MVVLRLRHLRRRDHVLLCFTIIGILIYHFMGNPRGTQTVNRRQGLRANSSQFTLGGEGFRILAGSIHYFRVPRAYWKDRMLKLRACGFNTLTTYVPWNLHEPQRGMFVFERELDLEAYISMAASLDLWVILQPGPYISADWDLGGLPSWLLRDEDMKLRSTYPGFIEAVNSFFDQLIPKVLPLQFKRGGPIIAVQVEDEYGSYGQDGNYMDFIKEALLSRGINELLLTSDRYEWIQHGGVTGALRTIKLHKPAPEIIQYLDSAPPNDPQMMMHFLSGWFDFWGSLHHVLAAEDMVGMLRKILRRGMSINIYMFHGGTNFGFMNGGVGAPSYKSQITSYDYDAPVSEGGDYTPKYLLLRDLLSQYHREELPEMPVLQGKAAYEAAVMYQHLSLWEGLRYAEGPFKSVTPIPMENLPLSNGNGQSYGYTLYETVIGNGGVLNSQDNIRDQALVFVDKRFIGRLTYKNRELAVPDGKGQRTLSVLVENCGRVASGESLNEQRKGLIGDILLNNTPLRNFEIYSLDMNPKFMDSLRWAPWELPPYTPSFPAFFLGRLFVDGYPSDTFVKLPGWGKGVVFVNGQNLGRYWSVGPQQALYLPGPWLNSGMNEVIIFEEQEADLKIQFESSPDLGMTADIW from the exons ATGGTGGTACTCAGGCTGAGACACCTCCGCCGAAGGGACCATGTTCTCCTCTGTTTTACCATCATCGGAATCCTCATTTACCACTTCATGGG CAACCCGAGAGGAACCCAGACTGTGAACAGGAGACAGGGGCTGAGGGCCAACTCGTCTCAGTTTACCCTGGGTGGGGAGGGATTCCGCATCCTGGCAGGATCCATCCACTATTTCCGGGTGCCCAGGGCCTACTGGAAGGACCGCATGCTCAAACTGAGAGCCTGTGGATTCAACACACTTACCAC CTACGTGCCCTGGAACCTTCATGAACCACAGAGAGGCATGTTTGTCTTCGAACGGGAGCTGGATTTAGA AGCTTACATCAGCATGGCTGCATCTCTGGACCTGTGGGTGATACTACAACCAGGACCATACATCTCTGCAGACTGGGACCTGGGCGGCTTGCCAAG TTGGCTCCTGCGTGATGAAGACATGAAGCTAAGGAGCACCTACCCGGGCTTCATAGAAGCAGTGAACTCCTTTTTTGACCAACTCATTCCCAAAGTGCTTCCCCTCCAG TTTAAGAGAGGAGGCCCCATCATTGCAGTGCAGGTGGAGGATGAATATGGCTCCTACGGCCAGGATGGAAATTATATGGACTTCATCAAGGAG GCTCTACTGTCCAGGGGAATCAACGAACTGCTGCTAACGTCAGACCGATACGAGTGGATCCAGCATGGAGGGGTAACAGGAG CCCTGCGAACCATCAAACTGCACAAACCGGCTCCAGAAATCATACAATATCTTGACAGTGcaccg CCTAATGACCCTCAGATGATGATGCACTTCTTGTCTGGCTGGTTTGATTTTTGGGGGAGTCTGCATCATGTCTTGGCAGCCGAGG ACATGGTGGGTATGCTGAGGAAGATCCTGAGAAGGGGCATGTCcatcaacatttacatgttCCATGGCGGGACCAACTTCGGCTTCAtgaatgggggggtgggggcccCTTCCTACAAGTCGCAGATCACAAGCTACG ATTACGATGCCCCTGTGTCTGAAGGTGGAGATTATACTCCAAAGTACCTCCTTTTGAGGGACCTGCTGAGCCAGTATCACA GAGAAGAGCTACCAGAGATGCCTGTCCTTCAGGGGAAGGCGGCCTACGAAGCAGCAGTCATGTACCAACACCTGTCCCTATGGGAGGGCTTGCGGTATGCTGAAGGG ccTTTCAAATCAGTAACCCCGATCCCCATGGAGAACCTTCCGCTGAGCAATGGTAATGGCCAGTCATATGGATACACCCTGTATGAGACAGTCATTGGCAATGGAGGTGTTCTCAACTCCCAGGACAACATCCGTGACCAAGCTCTG GTGTTTGTGGACAAGCGCTTCATCGGCAGGCTGACCTATAAAAACCGGGAGTTAGCCGTGCCTGATGGGAAG GGTCAGCGGACACTGAGTGTGCTGGTGGAGAACTGCGGGCGCGTGGCCTCCGGGGAGTCTCTCAATGAGCAGCGCAAAG GTCTCATAGGAGACATTCTGCTGAACAACACACCCCTGAGGAACTTTGAAATTTATAGTCTGGATATGAACCCAAAGTTTATGGACag TTTGAGGTGGGCGCCCTGGGAGTTGCCCCCCTACACTCCCTCCTTCCCGGCATTCTTCCTGGGCAGACTCTTCGTGGACGGATACCCGAGCGACACCTTCGTCAAACTGCCT GGCTGGGGTAAAGGAGTGGTCTTTGTGAACGGGCAGAATCTCGGACGCTACTGGTCCGTCGGACCTCAGCAGGCGCTGTACCTCCCAGGGCCGTGGCTCAACAGCGGGATGAATGAG
- the LOC108921472 gene encoding golgin subfamily A member 6-like protein 22 isoform X3, whose translation MSTVSISERVFQTQQHVVFCRSKMFFQSSPEVFNKALTEMFLPNGHVILEEEIDEDYVPSREEIQEYAQVIGIDPDREPELMWLAEEGIAQPLPAGWKLCQDSMGQRYFFNFFTFDSTEEHPCKKHYRYLVVHERKLEQEREKALDSGLGSRSAELSQEEYVIPSLSEFEEDEEDKFMEGETQTDDAFLEEVIEACKNGDTREKEPESLVTALSYDHSPEPPSQDASHSNPRLGVDRGSASLGRRSETSQRSVAWNPCPTLVEELRLGQESESEVAVKRARVLQEHLLENEELWRLQKEKADRIRALKQETEEMLEAERQHLARETGEQLQAVRSELSALLKEARQEVQQEQKELLELLREEQRRDLRSIRESHQAEKEQLLSLLQKEKTRLRASCSAQVEDLRTQLESILQEMRTEQMLEIKDLKKRRQELQDGEKEMQEENEIPPCLLQERDSLQAEVERLREEVDRVREERDRAREESWWLREEKLRLESKVELLQEYLELSQRSSGSDVEHSESSRRPANKPSMSSNEPYSSTGSQPTGAAKMQHLNESVQQISGQLSSALWALDFLIQRQASLLPPGQPSYTCLPKHLHHSVSYDPSWAPHSQNAPAWGVEEMPSSHWGRLPPGL comes from the exons ATGAGTACTGTCAGCATTTCTGAAAGAGTTTTCCAAACACAACAACACGTTGTGTTTTGTAGGTcgaaaatgttttttcaatCCAGTCCCGAAGTGTTCAACAAAG CCCTGACGGAAATGTTTCTCCCGAACGGACATGTTATTCTGGAGGAGGAAATTGATGAGGATTATGTTCCTTCCCGCGAAG AGATCCAAGAATATGCCCAGGTCATTGGCATCGATCCTGATCGGGAGCCAGAACTCATGTGGCTGGCGGAGGAGGGAATCGCACAGCCGCTGCCTGCTGGTTGGAAGCTCTG CCAGGACAGCATGGGCCAGAGGTATTTTTTCAACTTCTTCACGTTCGATTCCACCGAGGAGCACCCCTGCAAAAAGCATTATCGCTACCTTGTGGTGCATGAGCGCAAGCTGGAGCAAGAGCGTGAGAAG GCTCTTGACTCCGGTCTGGGCTCTAGGTCGGCGGAACTGAGCCAGGAGGAGTACGTGATTCCTTCTTTGTCCGAGTtcgaggaggatgaagaggacAAATTCATGGAGGGAGAG ACCCAAACAGATGATGCATTTCTGGAGGAAGTCATTGAGGCCTGCAAAAACGGTGATACCAGAGAGAAGGAACCCGAGTCGCTTGTCACAGCCCTCTCGTATGACCACAGCCCGGAGCCGCCATCCCAG GATGCCTctcactcaaaccccagactggGGGTGGACAGGGGCAGTGCGAGTCTCGGGAGGAGGTCAGAAACTTCCCAACGGAGCGTGGCGTGGAATCCTTGCCCCACCctggtggaggagctcaggCTTGGTCAGGAGAGCGAGTCGGAGGTCGCGGTCAAGAGGGCCAGAGTCCTACAGGAGCACCTGCTGGAGAACGAGGAGCTGTGGAGACTGCAGAAGGAGAAGGCGGACAGGATCCG GGCCCTGAAGCAGGAAACCGAGGAGATGCTGGAAGCTGAGAGGCAACATCTGGCCAGGGAGACGGGGGAGCAGCTGCAAGCTGTCAGATCAGAG CTGAGCGCCTTGCTGAAGGAGGCGAGGCAGGAggtgcagcaggagcagaaggagctgctggagctcCTGAGAGAGGAGCAGCGCCGTGACCTGAGGTCCATCAGGGAGAGTCACCAGGCCGAG AAGGAGCAGCTGCTTTCGCTTCTGCAGAAGGAGAAGACGAGGCTGCGGGCATCCTGCAGCGCCCAGGTGGAAGATCTGCGCACGCAGCTGGAATCCATCCTGCAGGAAATGCGCACAGAGCAGATGCTTGAG ATAAAAGATCTGAAAAAGAGACGACAAGAGCTGCAGGATGGAGAAAAGGAGATGCAGGAAGAAAATGAG attcCACCCTGCCTTCTGCAAGAGAGGGACAGCCTTCAGGCGGAGGTGGAGCGCCTGCGGGAGGAGGTGGACAGGGTGCGGGAGGAGAGAGACCGGGCCAGAGAAGAGAGCTGGTGGCTGAGGGAGGAGAAGCTCCGGCTGGAGAGCAAAGTGGAGCTTCTGCAGGAGTACCTGGAACTGAGCCAGCGAAGCAG CGGCAGTGATGTGGAGCACAGCGAGAGCTCAAGGCGCCCAGCGAACAAACCCAGCATGAGTAGCAATGAGCCCTACAGCAGCACTG gCTCCCAGCCCACAGGTGCAGCCAAGATGCAGCATTTGAATGAGTCTGTGCAGCAGATTTCGGGTCAGCTCAGCTCTGCGTTGTGGGCTTTGGACTTCTTGATCCAGAGACAAGCGTCTCTCCTGCCCCCTGGTCAGCCCTCCTACACTTGCCTCCCAAAACATCTTCACCATTCTGTCTCGTATGACCCTTCCTGGGCTCCCCATAGCCAGAATGCCCCAGCCTGGGGTGTGGAGGAGATGCCTAGCAGCCACTGGGGCAGGCTTCCTCCTG GTCTGTGA
- the LOC108921472 gene encoding golgin subfamily A member 6-like protein 22 isoform X1 produces MSTVSISERVFQTQQHVVFCRSKMFFQSSPEVFNKALTEMFLPNGHVILEEEIDEDYVPSREEIQEYAQVIGIDPDREPELMWLAEEGIAQPLPAGWKLCQDSMGQRYFFNFFTFDSTEEHPCKKHYRYLVVHERKLEQEREKALDSGLGSRSAELSQEEYVIPSLSEFEEDEEDKFMEGETQTDDAFLEEVIEACKNGDTREKEPESLVTALSYDHSPEPPSQDASHSNPRLGVDRGSASLGRRSETSQRSVAWNPCPTLVEELRLGQESESEVAVKRARVLQEHLLENEELWRLQKEKADRIRALKQETEEMLEAERQHLARETGEQLQAVRSELSALLKEARQEVQQEQKELLELLREEQRRDLRSIRESHQAEKEQLLSLLQKEKTRLRASCSAQVEDLRTQLESILQEMRTEQMLEIKDLKKRRQELQDGEKEMQEENEIPPCLLQERDSLQAEVERLREEVDRVREERDRAREESWWLREEKLRLESKVELLQEYLELSQRSSGSDVEHSESSRRPANKPSMSSNEPYSSTGSQPTGAAKMQHLNESVQQISGQLSSALWALDFLIQRQASLLPPGQPSYTCLPKHLHHSVSYDPSWAPHSQNAPAWGVEEMPSSHWGRLPPGMSWDSPCSYRDVCLCLTLPLCPSTILQRGDV; encoded by the exons ATGAGTACTGTCAGCATTTCTGAAAGAGTTTTCCAAACACAACAACACGTTGTGTTTTGTAGGTcgaaaatgttttttcaatCCAGTCCCGAAGTGTTCAACAAAG CCCTGACGGAAATGTTTCTCCCGAACGGACATGTTATTCTGGAGGAGGAAATTGATGAGGATTATGTTCCTTCCCGCGAAG AGATCCAAGAATATGCCCAGGTCATTGGCATCGATCCTGATCGGGAGCCAGAACTCATGTGGCTGGCGGAGGAGGGAATCGCACAGCCGCTGCCTGCTGGTTGGAAGCTCTG CCAGGACAGCATGGGCCAGAGGTATTTTTTCAACTTCTTCACGTTCGATTCCACCGAGGAGCACCCCTGCAAAAAGCATTATCGCTACCTTGTGGTGCATGAGCGCAAGCTGGAGCAAGAGCGTGAGAAG GCTCTTGACTCCGGTCTGGGCTCTAGGTCGGCGGAACTGAGCCAGGAGGAGTACGTGATTCCTTCTTTGTCCGAGTtcgaggaggatgaagaggacAAATTCATGGAGGGAGAG ACCCAAACAGATGATGCATTTCTGGAGGAAGTCATTGAGGCCTGCAAAAACGGTGATACCAGAGAGAAGGAACCCGAGTCGCTTGTCACAGCCCTCTCGTATGACCACAGCCCGGAGCCGCCATCCCAG GATGCCTctcactcaaaccccagactggGGGTGGACAGGGGCAGTGCGAGTCTCGGGAGGAGGTCAGAAACTTCCCAACGGAGCGTGGCGTGGAATCCTTGCCCCACCctggtggaggagctcaggCTTGGTCAGGAGAGCGAGTCGGAGGTCGCGGTCAAGAGGGCCAGAGTCCTACAGGAGCACCTGCTGGAGAACGAGGAGCTGTGGAGACTGCAGAAGGAGAAGGCGGACAGGATCCG GGCCCTGAAGCAGGAAACCGAGGAGATGCTGGAAGCTGAGAGGCAACATCTGGCCAGGGAGACGGGGGAGCAGCTGCAAGCTGTCAGATCAGAG CTGAGCGCCTTGCTGAAGGAGGCGAGGCAGGAggtgcagcaggagcagaaggagctgctggagctcCTGAGAGAGGAGCAGCGCCGTGACCTGAGGTCCATCAGGGAGAGTCACCAGGCCGAG AAGGAGCAGCTGCTTTCGCTTCTGCAGAAGGAGAAGACGAGGCTGCGGGCATCCTGCAGCGCCCAGGTGGAAGATCTGCGCACGCAGCTGGAATCCATCCTGCAGGAAATGCGCACAGAGCAGATGCTTGAG ATAAAAGATCTGAAAAAGAGACGACAAGAGCTGCAGGATGGAGAAAAGGAGATGCAGGAAGAAAATGAG attcCACCCTGCCTTCTGCAAGAGAGGGACAGCCTTCAGGCGGAGGTGGAGCGCCTGCGGGAGGAGGTGGACAGGGTGCGGGAGGAGAGAGACCGGGCCAGAGAAGAGAGCTGGTGGCTGAGGGAGGAGAAGCTCCGGCTGGAGAGCAAAGTGGAGCTTCTGCAGGAGTACCTGGAACTGAGCCAGCGAAGCAG CGGCAGTGATGTGGAGCACAGCGAGAGCTCAAGGCGCCCAGCGAACAAACCCAGCATGAGTAGCAATGAGCCCTACAGCAGCACTG gCTCCCAGCCCACAGGTGCAGCCAAGATGCAGCATTTGAATGAGTCTGTGCAGCAGATTTCGGGTCAGCTCAGCTCTGCGTTGTGGGCTTTGGACTTCTTGATCCAGAGACAAGCGTCTCTCCTGCCCCCTGGTCAGCCCTCCTACACTTGCCTCCCAAAACATCTTCACCATTCTGTCTCGTATGACCCTTCCTGGGCTCCCCATAGCCAGAATGCCCCAGCCTGGGGTGTGGAGGAGATGCCTAGCAGCCACTGGGGCAGGCTTCCTCCTGGTATGTCCTGGGACTCGCCGTGCTCCTATAGAGATGTATGCCTATGTCTGACCCTTCCCCTTTGCCCAAGCACCATTCTACAAAGGGGAGACGTATGA
- the LOC108921472 gene encoding golgin subfamily A member 6-like protein 22 isoform X2 codes for MAFQYGPKRFNKALTEMFLPNGHVILEEEIDEDYVPSREEIQEYAQVIGIDPDREPELMWLAEEGIAQPLPAGWKLCQDSMGQRYFFNFFTFDSTEEHPCKKHYRYLVVHERKLEQEREKALDSGLGSRSAELSQEEYVIPSLSEFEEDEEDKFMEGETQTDDAFLEEVIEACKNGDTREKEPESLVTALSYDHSPEPPSQDASHSNPRLGVDRGSASLGRRSETSQRSVAWNPCPTLVEELRLGQESESEVAVKRARVLQEHLLENEELWRLQKEKADRIRALKQETEEMLEAERQHLARETGEQLQAVRSELSALLKEARQEVQQEQKELLELLREEQRRDLRSIRESHQAEKEQLLSLLQKEKTRLRASCSAQVEDLRTQLESILQEMRTEQMLEIKDLKKRRQELQDGEKEMQEENEIPPCLLQERDSLQAEVERLREEVDRVREERDRAREESWWLREEKLRLESKVELLQEYLELSQRSSGSDVEHSESSRRPANKPSMSSNEPYSSTGSQPTGAAKMQHLNESVQQISGQLSSALWALDFLIQRQASLLPPGQPSYTCLPKHLHHSVSYDPSWAPHSQNAPAWGVEEMPSSHWGRLPPGMSWDSPCSYRDVCLCLTLPLCPSTILQRGDV; via the exons ATGGCTTTTCAGTACGGCCCCAAACGTTTTAACAAAG CCCTGACGGAAATGTTTCTCCCGAACGGACATGTTATTCTGGAGGAGGAAATTGATGAGGATTATGTTCCTTCCCGCGAAG AGATCCAAGAATATGCCCAGGTCATTGGCATCGATCCTGATCGGGAGCCAGAACTCATGTGGCTGGCGGAGGAGGGAATCGCACAGCCGCTGCCTGCTGGTTGGAAGCTCTG CCAGGACAGCATGGGCCAGAGGTATTTTTTCAACTTCTTCACGTTCGATTCCACCGAGGAGCACCCCTGCAAAAAGCATTATCGCTACCTTGTGGTGCATGAGCGCAAGCTGGAGCAAGAGCGTGAGAAG GCTCTTGACTCCGGTCTGGGCTCTAGGTCGGCGGAACTGAGCCAGGAGGAGTACGTGATTCCTTCTTTGTCCGAGTtcgaggaggatgaagaggacAAATTCATGGAGGGAGAG ACCCAAACAGATGATGCATTTCTGGAGGAAGTCATTGAGGCCTGCAAAAACGGTGATACCAGAGAGAAGGAACCCGAGTCGCTTGTCACAGCCCTCTCGTATGACCACAGCCCGGAGCCGCCATCCCAG GATGCCTctcactcaaaccccagactggGGGTGGACAGGGGCAGTGCGAGTCTCGGGAGGAGGTCAGAAACTTCCCAACGGAGCGTGGCGTGGAATCCTTGCCCCACCctggtggaggagctcaggCTTGGTCAGGAGAGCGAGTCGGAGGTCGCGGTCAAGAGGGCCAGAGTCCTACAGGAGCACCTGCTGGAGAACGAGGAGCTGTGGAGACTGCAGAAGGAGAAGGCGGACAGGATCCG GGCCCTGAAGCAGGAAACCGAGGAGATGCTGGAAGCTGAGAGGCAACATCTGGCCAGGGAGACGGGGGAGCAGCTGCAAGCTGTCAGATCAGAG CTGAGCGCCTTGCTGAAGGAGGCGAGGCAGGAggtgcagcaggagcagaaggagctgctggagctcCTGAGAGAGGAGCAGCGCCGTGACCTGAGGTCCATCAGGGAGAGTCACCAGGCCGAG AAGGAGCAGCTGCTTTCGCTTCTGCAGAAGGAGAAGACGAGGCTGCGGGCATCCTGCAGCGCCCAGGTGGAAGATCTGCGCACGCAGCTGGAATCCATCCTGCAGGAAATGCGCACAGAGCAGATGCTTGAG ATAAAAGATCTGAAAAAGAGACGACAAGAGCTGCAGGATGGAGAAAAGGAGATGCAGGAAGAAAATGAG attcCACCCTGCCTTCTGCAAGAGAGGGACAGCCTTCAGGCGGAGGTGGAGCGCCTGCGGGAGGAGGTGGACAGGGTGCGGGAGGAGAGAGACCGGGCCAGAGAAGAGAGCTGGTGGCTGAGGGAGGAGAAGCTCCGGCTGGAGAGCAAAGTGGAGCTTCTGCAGGAGTACCTGGAACTGAGCCAGCGAAGCAG CGGCAGTGATGTGGAGCACAGCGAGAGCTCAAGGCGCCCAGCGAACAAACCCAGCATGAGTAGCAATGAGCCCTACAGCAGCACTG gCTCCCAGCCCACAGGTGCAGCCAAGATGCAGCATTTGAATGAGTCTGTGCAGCAGATTTCGGGTCAGCTCAGCTCTGCGTTGTGGGCTTTGGACTTCTTGATCCAGAGACAAGCGTCTCTCCTGCCCCCTGGTCAGCCCTCCTACACTTGCCTCCCAAAACATCTTCACCATTCTGTCTCGTATGACCCTTCCTGGGCTCCCCATAGCCAGAATGCCCCAGCCTGGGGTGTGGAGGAGATGCCTAGCAGCCACTGGGGCAGGCTTCCTCCTGGTATGTCCTGGGACTCGCCGTGCTCCTATAGAGATGTATGCCTATGTCTGACCCTTCCCCTTTGCCCAAGCACCATTCTACAAAGGGGAGACGTATGA